The DNA window GAGCAGAATGCCTACCTCTCATTGGAGGTCGCGGACCGCGCCTATGTTCTGGAGACCGGACGCGTTGTCCTGGAGGGAAGAGCGGCGGAGCTATTCGACCATCCCCACGTCAGACGCGCCTACCTGGGTCGCTGACGTCTCCGCGGCCGTCCCTCGGAGAAGGGAGGAGAGCATGCCTCGCACCAGAGTTGCCCTGCCCGGGCCCCGGGCCCAGGAGCTCTTGCGCCTGCGCGAACAATACGTCCCCCGCGGGGTGGCCACCACAGTCCCCACATTCGTCGCCTGGGCGGAGGGGGCCCGCCTGCGGGACGTGGATGGTAACGAGTTCATCGACTTCGCTGCCGGCATCAGCGTGGTCAACGTGGGGCACCGCCCCGCGCCAGTGGTGGAGGCTGTGCGCGACCAGACGGACCGCTTCCTGCACACCTGCGCCCACGTGGCCATGTACGAACTGTATCTGCGCTTAGCAGAACGCTTGGCCACGATCACGCCCGGTGGCTGGGCGAAGAAGGTCCTCCTGGTGAACAGCGGCGCTGAGGCGGTGGAGAACGCCGTAAAGATAGCCCGCGCGGCCACAGGGCGCCGCGCCCTGGTCTGCTTCGAGTATGCCTTCCACGGGCGGACACTGCTGGCCCTCAGCCTGACCAGCAAGATCAAGCCCTACAAATTCGGCTTCGGCCCCTTCGCTCCCGAGATCTACCGGGCGCCGTACTCCTACCCGTACCGTTGCCCGCGGGGCGGAGATCCTGGTGACTGCCCCATCTGCACCGGTCAGGCCTTGGAGGCCTTCCTGAAGACGCACGTCGACGCGGAGGATGTGGCCGCGGTCATCGTGGAACCGGTGGCCGGTGAGGGCGGCTTCGTCGTGCCGCACCCGCGATTCCTGCCCACCGTGGCGGAGGTCTGCCGCCGTCACGGGATCCTCCTCATCGCGGATGAGATCCAGACAGGCTTCGGCCGCACGGGAAGCCTCTTTGCCGTAGAGCACGCCGGCGTGGCTCCCGATCTGCTGGTCCTCTCCAAATCTCTGGCCGCCGGTCTACCTCTGGCGGCGGTGGTGGGACGGGCGGAGGTGATGGATGCTCCGGTGGTGGGAGGCCTGGGAGGGACGTTTGGCGGCAACCCCGTAAGCTGTGCGGCGGCGCTGGCCGTGCTCGACCTGGTGACCGATCCCGCATTCCTGGAGCGGGCCGGCCGGGTGGGTGCCGCCGTCCAGGCCCGCCTGCGCCAGATGGCCGAACGTTACCCGCTGGTGGGAGAGGCTCGGGGCCTGGGAGCCATGGCGGCGCTGGAGCTGGTGCGGGACCGGAGCACCAGGGAGCCCGCGGTCGAGGAGACGACAGCGGTGCTGCGCGGCTGCCACCAGCGCGGCCTGTTCATCCTCAAGGCCGGTGTCTACGACAATGTGGTCCGCCTGCTGCCCCCGCTGACC is part of the Armatimonadota bacterium genome and encodes:
- the gabT gene encoding 4-aminobutyrate--2-oxoglutarate transaminase is translated as MPRTRVALPGPRAQELLRLREQYVPRGVATTVPTFVAWAEGARLRDVDGNEFIDFAAGISVVNVGHRPAPVVEAVRDQTDRFLHTCAHVAMYELYLRLAERLATITPGGWAKKVLLVNSGAEAVENAVKIARAATGRRALVCFEYAFHGRTLLALSLTSKIKPYKFGFGPFAPEIYRAPYSYPYRCPRGGDPGDCPICTGQALEAFLKTHVDAEDVAAVIVEPVAGEGGFVVPHPRFLPTVAEVCRRHGILLIADEIQTGFGRTGSLFAVEHAGVAPDLLVLSKSLAAGLPLAAVVGRAEVMDAPVVGGLGGTFGGNPVSCAAALAVLDLVTDPAFLERAGRVGAAVQARLRQMAERYPLVGEARGLGAMAALELVRDRSTREPAVEETTAVLRGCHQRGLFILKAGVYDNVVRLLPPLTISDEELETGLQILEEALAAAAA